The segment AACCGCGAGATCGTGCGCCCGAAGATGACCGATACCACCGCCCTGGGGGCGGCGCTGCTGGCGGGTCTTGGTGCCGGAATCTTTAGTGATTTCAACGCGATCAGCGAGACCTGGAAAGAAGACGCGCGCTTTAAGCCGGCGATGAGTCAGCAGCGGCGCAACATGCACCTGGAGCTCTGGGAAGAGGGTTTGAAGAGGGTCTGATCAGCACCACCGAGCGTCACCGCTACGAGGAGTGGAATGAGCCGTCTGGAGAGCATCGGTTTGGGGGGGCGAGATACGACGTTGCGGCACCAGCTGGTGCGCAACCTCGTCTTGCTCACCCTGCTGACGGCCGGGGCGGTGGCGCTGGTGTTTTTGATCGGCTCGTACCGGGCGGTCGAGGAGCTCTCGGAGCAGGCGATTGACCAGGCGGTGGAGCGGGCGGATGCCGAGCTCGACCGCTTTTTTGTGCCGGTCTCCACCCAGCTGGAGGTGCTGGCGGACTGGGGCACAGGCGGGGAGTTGAGCCTCGCTGAAGATGATGTTGAGGCGATGAACGCGCGGTTGATGCCGGTGCTGCGCAGGCTCAATCAGGTCACCTCGGTGCTCTACGCCGACGCCGAGGGGCGCGAATATCTCTTGCTGGAGCAGGGGGGGGGCTGGGTCAATCGCCTGGTGGATCGCAAGGCCCGCGGGGAGGTGGTGCGCTGGGTGCGTCGCGACGCCGATGGCAAGGTGGTGGAGCGCTGGGAGGAGAAGAGCGACTACGAGACGCGCAAGCGGCCCTGGTATATCGGGGCGATGTCTGCGGGTAAGCGTCAGGTGCATTGGACCGAGCCGTACACCTTTTTTACGACGAAAGATCCGGGCATCACCGCCTCGACGCGTTTTGAGGCTCCCGATGGGGGCGCGCAGGTGGTGGCGCTGGATGTGATGCTCAGCGATGTTTCGGCCTTCTCCACCGGCATTCGCCCCACCGAGCGCGGGTATGTCGCCGTGCTCGCCGGCGATGAGACGGTGATGGGCCTGCCGGCGCGGGGGCGTTATGAGGCTGAGGAGGCGATCCGGGCCGATGTGCTCAAGTCGACCTCGGAGCTTGGGCTGTGGGAGCTTCAGGAGGCGCTCAAGACCTGGCGAGAGGATGGAAGCGGGCAGGGGCTTGTGGAGGTGCGGGCTGCTGGCGAGCGCTACTGGGCAGGGTTTCGCTCGGTGGCGCTGGGGCAGCGCGAGCTGACGATCGCCACGATGGTGCCGCGCTCGGACTTTACCGGGGTGATCGAGCGGCAGCGCAACGTCACGCTGGGGCTGACGCTGCTGGCGCTGGGGCTTGCGGTGCTGGTGGGGGTGCGGACCTCGCGCTCGTATCGGCGCCGCTTTGAGCAGGTGATCGACGCGGCGCAGCGCCTGGGGCAGTACACCCTGGAGACGAAGATTGGCGAGGGGGGGATGGGCACGGTGTACCGCGCCCGCCACGCGATGCTGCAGCGGCCCACGGCGGTGAAGTTGCTCAAAGGGGAGCTCTACGACCGGGAGTCGGTGCGGCGTTTTGAGCGGGAGGTGCAGCTGACGTGCAAGCTGACGCATCCCAACACGATCACGATTTTTGATTACGGTCGGACCACCGAGGGCGTCTTTTATTATGCGATGGAGCTGCTCGACGGGGTGACGCTTCTGGAGCTCATCAACTACTGCGGGCCGTTCGATGAGGGGCGCACGATTTTTCTGTTGCGCCAGGTGTGCGGGGCGCTTGCTGAGGCGCATGAGGCGGGGCTGATTCACCGGGATATCAAGCCGGGCAATATTGTGGTCGGCGATCGCGGGGGGCTGGGGGATTTTGTCAAAGTGCTGGATTTCGGGCTGGTGAAAGACATTCACGCCCCGCGCGAGGTTCAACTGACAGGTCAGGACATCCTCCAGGGCTCGCCGGGCTTTATGGCGCCGGAGGTGATTCTGGGGCAGGGGGCCGATGATGTGCGCGTGGACATCTTTGCGATGGGGGCGGTGGCCTATGTGCTGTTGACCGGGCAGAACCCCTATGAGGACAGCTCGGCGGTGAAGGTGATGCTCAAGCAGATCAACGAAGATCCGCCGCGCCCCTCGGAGGTGCTGGGGCGGGTCATCGATGCGGATCTCGAAGATCTGGTGATGCAATGCTTGAGTCGAAAGGCGGCGGAACGTCCGGCGACGATGCGGGAGCTAGCCGAGGCGCTGGAGGCGTGTGGGGCCAGCGCGCGCTGGGATGCGGCGCAGGCGAAGGCGTGGTGGGAGCGCCACGGGGCGAAGCTCGTGCCGGCCGCGAAAGCGGTGGCCTCCGAGTCCGACGATGAGTCTGGCGAGCTGGCGATGCAGGTGACCCTGGAGGTGGAGGCACCTCGGGAATCGCAGAAGATGGCCAGGCGCAGCGGTGCGGACGCCCCGGCGGAGCACGTCTAGCGGCGTTGCCCAAAAACTCAGCGATCGAGGTGATCTTCGGGGGGCACGAGCATCAGGGAGGTGGGGTGCTTTCGGGCCATGGCGCTGGCGATGGAGCCCAAAGCGCGGTCCTGAAGGGCGGAGCGGCTCTTTTTTCCAAGGATGAGCAGGTCGACCGAGTGGGTCTCACAGTGTTGGGTGAGGGTGGCGACGGTGGGGCCGGCGTAGACATGCGACTCGAAGGTCAGCTCGGGGTAGAGGGTTTTGACCTCGACGCCGAGCTCGATGAGGCATTCGCGGGTGCGCTCGGTGAGCTGATCGATGTCTTGAGGAGAGAGGTAGTTGACCAGGCCCGTGTTGAGCGTGGGGGTGGGGGTGTCGTGGAGAATGTGCACGAGATCAAGCTGCGCGCCGGTGAGGTGCGCCAGGTGGGCGGCGCTGAAGAGGGCGGCCTGGGAGCCGGGCATAAAGTCGAGGGCGACGCTCAGGCCGGGCGGCTCGCTTAAGGTGGCGTGATCGGGCTGCACGAGCACGGTTTTGCAGGGGGCGCGGTGAACGAGCTTCATGGCGGTGGAGCCGAGCATCGCGCGGCTGATGGCGCCGGCGCCGCTGGTGCCGAGCACAAGCCAGTCGACCTGGTGTGTGGTGCAGTAGTTGGTGATGACGGTGGCCGGTTTGCCCTCTTCGAGCAGAATGTCGATGTCGTCGGTATGCGGACTTAAGGTGCGCAGCCACTCGCGGACCTGGTGGGTCTGGCGGGCGTTGATATCGGGGTTCTCCGCGAGTCGCTCTCCGGCGTTGGCGGAGTAGTGCTCGGGCGGAGCGACGTAGAGGGCGCTCAGCGAGGCGGAGCGCTCGGTGGCGAGGATGCGCTCGCGCAGATCGAGGGCCCAGCGTGCGGCGCTTTCGGCTTCCAGGGAGAGGTCGGTGGCCAGGAGGATCTTCATCGGGGAGCTCGGCGTTGGGAGAACTTCGATGAGGTTGCGCAGGCTTTTAAGAAGGTGGGCACGGGGGGCAGATGCCCAAGGCGCTGTGGTTCGCGGCGTGGGGCGATTTGTGAGGGCGTTTTTTGGGGTGCGGTTTGTGGTCAGGTGGTTGAGGGGCGCTGTGGTTCGCGGGTGGTGGTTGATTTGTGGTCAGGTGGTTGCGGGGCGCTGTGGTTCGCGGTGTGGGGAGGTTCGTGAGGGCGTTTTTTGGGGTGCGGTTTGTGGTTGGGTGGTTGAGGGGCGCTGTGGTTCGCGAGTGTTGGTTGATTTGTGGTCAGGTGGTTGGCGGGGCGCCGAGCGCCCCAGGACGACGCTGACGGCGTCGCTGCGTCCTCGCGGTGGCGCTGCCACAGCTTCGTCCTTGCTCCTTGTCATCCCCCGCCCTGGATGCGCTCGGGTTGGGTGCCGAGCGCCCCAGGACGACGCTGACGGCGTCGCTGCGTCCTCGCGGTGGCGCTGCCACAGTTTCGTCCTGGCTCCTTGTCACCGCCGCCCTGGATGCGCTCGGGGTGGGGGGCGGTGAGTAAACAAAAAAAAGGCCGGAGCGGGCTCCGGCCTTTTGTGATGCGGGTTTGCTGGTTGAAAAGATCAGTTGCGGGGGAAGACGCAGGGGGCGTCCTGGCAGACGTCGACGATGGTGCCGGTGCGGAAGAACTCGATCATTTGTTGCTGGTGTTCTTCCAGGCGGCGGGGGAGGCCGTGGGGGTCGCCGAGCTCGTCTTCGGGGGGCTGGGGGCCGATGGCGGGCCAGGGGTTGCCGAAGTCGTAGAGGACCACCCCGGAGCCCTCATGGGGGTAGGGGGTGGTGGGCACGGCGTAGGGCTGGCGGTCGACGTCGTAGTTGTCGAGGAGCGGGATGCCGATGTCGGTGCGGGCGACGATCTCGTTGGTGACCACGGCGACCTGGTAGTCGCCTTTGGCCGGGGCGAGCAGGGCGCGTTTGTCGCTCTCGAAGAAGGGGGCGTGGTTGATGTGGCGCATGTAGCTGATGGGGTCGATGGTGTCCCAGAGCAGCTGAATGGCGGCGATGGCCAGGCCCTGGTCGACGCGGTCGGGGTAGCCCAGGTTGAGGAAGGCGAAGTAGGGGCCAAAGTTGACGGAGCGCTCCATGAGCATGGCGTAGTTGATGCCGGGCACGCCCAGGTGGCCGCGCTCAATGTCGGGGGTCAGCGCCAGGA is part of the Lujinxingia vulgaris genome and harbors:
- a CDS encoding protein kinase domain-containing protein; the encoded protein is MSRLESIGLGGRDTTLRHQLVRNLVLLTLLTAGAVALVFLIGSYRAVEELSEQAIDQAVERADAELDRFFVPVSTQLEVLADWGTGGELSLAEDDVEAMNARLMPVLRRLNQVTSVLYADAEGREYLLLEQGGGWVNRLVDRKARGEVVRWVRRDADGKVVERWEEKSDYETRKRPWYIGAMSAGKRQVHWTEPYTFFTTKDPGITASTRFEAPDGGAQVVALDVMLSDVSAFSTGIRPTERGYVAVLAGDETVMGLPARGRYEAEEAIRADVLKSTSELGLWELQEALKTWREDGSGQGLVEVRAAGERYWAGFRSVALGQRELTIATMVPRSDFTGVIERQRNVTLGLTLLALGLAVLVGVRTSRSYRRRFEQVIDAAQRLGQYTLETKIGEGGMGTVYRARHAMLQRPTAVKLLKGELYDRESVRRFEREVQLTCKLTHPNTITIFDYGRTTEGVFYYAMELLDGVTLLELINYCGPFDEGRTIFLLRQVCGALAEAHEAGLIHRDIKPGNIVVGDRGGLGDFVKVLDFGLVKDIHAPREVQLTGQDILQGSPGFMAPEVILGQGADDVRVDIFAMGAVAYVLLTGQNPYEDSSAVKVMLKQINEDPPRPSEVLGRVIDADLEDLVMQCLSRKAAERPATMRELAEALEACGASARWDAAQAKAWWERHGAKLVPAAKAVASESDDESGELAMQVTLEVEAPRESQKMARRSGADAPAEHV
- a CDS encoding universal stress protein; protein product: MKILLATDLSLEAESAARWALDLRERILATERSASLSALYVAPPEHYSANAGERLAENPDINARQTHQVREWLRTLSPHTDDIDILLEEGKPATVITNYCTTHQVDWLVLGTSGAGAISRAMLGSTAMKLVHRAPCKTVLVQPDHATLSEPPGLSVALDFMPGSQAALFSAAHLAHLTGAQLDLVHILHDTPTPTLNTGLVNYLSPQDIDQLTERTRECLIELGVEVKTLYPELTFESHVYAGPTVATLTQHCETHSVDLLILGKKSRSALQDRALGSIASAMARKHPTSLMLVPPEDHLDR